Part of the Vigna radiata var. radiata cultivar VC1973A chromosome 11, Vradiata_ver6, whole genome shotgun sequence genome is shown below.
gtaaaaagaattttaaaaaattagaaaggaaAGTTTTCATTAAGGGACGACAAAATGACAATTTTTCTTGAGTGTGATTTTCCACTGTCATTTTCTGAACATATGATTCAAACATGTTTATAGTTGACTCATTTCTTGCGTTTTGATTATTATGTTGGAGAGTACCACCCTCTAGATTCAAAGCATAAGGGGATTGTTGTGCAATTAAATGTGAACCTTCAAATAAACAAATGCAAGATGGATTAAATGTAGttcaatgaaatgaaattagtttgaattttctaatttttcaaattaaaattttcattagttTCCATAACAttgttattgaatttaatttagaaGTTATAgaactcaaattaattaaagtgatcactcaattaatttatttagaacTTTACTCATTCAATCATATATTATTCATTAagattaaattactttattcattccattatatatgattaaaacaccaacttttttatttaaccttttattaAGTAAATAGTATTAAAATCTGAATTGATTATGCTAGCTTCTAATCGGTTCAATTTTATCTTCTCATCTATGACtacatatataaatgaaaaaaaaaataagtaaataacacatattttgttttacaatGTACAAATTAAGTATTTACCATTCACTCATTAAACAGATTATTAATTCAACACTAATAGGAGTTCTAACTAATTACAAATTAAGTGTTTACTATTCACTcatataaaagattattaattaaacattaatagGAGTTCTAGCTAATTACTGTGAATAAAACTTACTTATCAATACTAttgaaaaacaatattaaaagtaattaatagaactgaagataaaaagaatgaaaataaacttaaataaataaatcaaataataattcattatttacttttgaaaattctaGATCCTTCTATATAACAAGAGACTAGAAACAAATCCAACTTTTCTTTTGAAACACactttaaaaaaaggaaatgaaactCAAGTTAATGAATTCAATCAATTACTTATAGAAAACACCAATTGGTGCAtgaaattcaaatcaaattacaaaagaaaattaagaaagataTAACTTGTGATAGATTTTACACAGAATTATCTTATACTTTAATGAACCTtgaaaaatctttctttcaaaacAACTGAAATATATGTAAAAGTACTTTCTAGATAAAAGAGTTGTAGATCACAATAGGAAAGATACGAAAAATTTATTTGTGAAAGGGTGTGaactttcttttaaaagaagttttgaAATAACTAACTAATgtaacatattatttttaaatattatctattaATATCTTCTTCATCTAACTCTTACATAAACTATTTTGAAtccacataatttattattattaaacataatcaattatttgtgaattaagatctttaacataattgattattatataaaataattgattattggtgaaatatgtaaaaatcatattttgaacaagataattgattattttttaacataattggTTATTTATTATCGATTATTGtgtttaaaaaagtaaaaaaaaaattttttaatgtaaatttgtTCAAGACTACCTTAAagtttgatttatgttttacattttaatctacgctacacaaagacacaacaaaaaaactgcgccaaaacacaacgaaaactcattttaatctattcaaataacagataatacatcaaaaattattttaatcggagtaaaaacaactttgaatagttaaaaggagaggaaacttaCTTGGAAATGCAGAGCAGCGGAGAGAAAACGCAAGATGATCAAACTGTTGGTTCGCAAACCGCTGGTTCGTAgtgttatttaacaagaaattagacatCTATTGTACACAGAACCAAcatctaaaatagaaaatacatcaGACGCCtgactaatatgacgtccattcgatttaaaaattaatatttctgtactatatagacgtcggcttggAGGCATGAGACGTTTCGTGGGTGGaaacgaatgacttttcacatacctgaTAGGATTATAAACGTCGGTACCTAAgacaactgacgtctatatgtctgacaggttggtGAGTAGCATTAATGTCCGCCATATAGACTTCGGGGCCCCGTCAATATGGTGGGATCTGACGTTTATAAGGCTGAAAAGAGTGTATTCACCTGCCTGGCAGACTTATAGGTGTCAGTTAGCAAcagtctgacgtctatatgtctgacaggttggtgagcaacattaatttctgccatatagacgtcggggtccCCAaggaactgacgtctataatgatgaaggaaatgacttttcacctaatcGTCAGAAATATAGACGTCAGCTTGGAAGGGCCGACGTCGAAaattatatagacgtcggagatCGACCTAACGAACATCTATATTGCAAACTTATTTACGGAAATAtcaccggtcatcaatatacgttgGGCTTATCTataaccgacgtttatagaATGACGTTAatcaacgtttttgcactagtgttatgAACTCTTAGACTGTAATTGGACCAGTCCTAATTGAAAGTACACTtcgaaacttataaatatataaataagtaaaggAGGTagatgattatatttattataaaattaatattttattatgataaccGATCCAATTTACTGTACTCACTTAAACATCAACATGTATACCCCTCTTTTGTTTGAATATTGAATAAAGGAGTTCGATACAAATTATaacaaagattgaaaataacataacaaaaccaacaaaaaagCATGAAAGGGTAGTTTTTAACCTCACTATCcgtaacaattataaatttttatcataaaaagaaGCACAAtatcacattaaaaataaattaaagatattttaattgttCAATATTAATACGttgatgataaatttataagatGTATTATGAGTATATTGGAGTTGGtagatataatatttataagtatttcTTGTTATTTACTTTAATGATACAGCATAACAAAACTACTTATTATCAACTCAATTATTTATGCTATTATATAAAAGGGGTTTAACCTTTTTTAcgtacacttttttttttaaattttattctttaataaataaacatttttttaaatcaaaataatcacTTTACCAATTTTAACTTTaagtaatgttttttaaatttaaccatttttttaatttaatcatttttttttaaattcaactgtttttttaaaactaaaataactatttcaaataaaaaatattaataaaataaataaaaatgatttataataaaattgtaaaaagtatttatatttattttataattataattttacagtttttgttatcataaaacATATTAAGTTTAATCTAAAACTTTCATCTAAcgcaaataaatataattaaactaaattaagtttggttaaatttatttattttaattatttaacaactAAATCCTACATCATCCAATTATAACTCATTTTAGATTGGATCAGTCATATGTGatagagtaatttttttttatcacatattattcaatataaagATATGTTTCTCAGTATCTATAAGTTAAGATAAATTTGTGATAGATTTACAAATAATATGTATATGAGAAATAAATCATGAAGTTagttttatgataaatttattagagaaacaataataattgaatttagttTGACTAGTAGATTTTTACATTTGGCATGAGTTGCAAAATTACACAGCAGCCACTCACAATCAATCATATGAAACCGAATAACAGTCACATGATGACACATTCATTACATTACATCACAACAAAACCAACGAACCTAACaaccaaaattttcatttaaaagttGCCTCTTTCCGACGCTGCTTCTGACAAATACAACATTCTGCCATCCCAAATGTCGGTGAGTCCCTAAATCTTTCTACAATTCCCTTTTTCCACAGATCCACTTCGTTTCGGATCCTATCTgggtttcttctttcttcatgaCTTCTTCTGTATTTCATTGTCTTTCTTTGATGCAAGTGGGGACTTTGCAGTTGCTTTGATTCACATTTACATATTCAGTGATTCAATGCAACCTTTAGCTGTGGTTTAGATGTTGTAGTTATGATGAATACAAGAACTACTAGTTTGGAATTTTGGATCTGCAATGTTTCCTAATGACCCTTTCGGATCTAGTGGAAatggtttttgtattttttggcTCTCCAGAAAAGAGCAAACCTGAATGTTGAATTGATTTGTTCATGATTTCTTATCTGGGCAATGGCAGATTAGTGTGAGATATGACATCTATGTAAATCCCAACACCCATTGATTGTTAGAATCAGTGGTTAGTTAGGTAGTGATCATACTTACGTCTACCTAAGCAAATGTGGATTATTTGTCTTTAAATCTTAACCTTCTATATATGATTGTATGTTCCatattatatttcttacaaTGTTAAGAATTTTCAGTTTATATGCTTCTGTGACTAAGATTGGTGGTTGTTATTGATGTCAAGTCATCAAGTTCCTTTGCTTGGGCTTGTGATGATTAATCTTCTTGGAATTTGAGTTGCTTCTTTTCAAGTAGACACTATCACATTGATGTCGTCTTTTGGTATAACCTTTCCTCTTGGCTTGCTTATTGAATTGACTCTGTTGTTTTGCTTTGCCTTCTAAGCTGAGAATGGTACTCATTAGGACCTGCACTTTCTGTTCTTGCTTTCACTTAATTCCATCATTGCTTTATGGATTAAAATATGACTCTCTTTTTTCAGTGGATATTCTTAATGCTTTGGAGGGTAATTGAAAAATGATCACTTTTTTTCTGTTTGACTTTCTGGTTTTACATTTTCTCCTTCTGCACATGTCATTGTTTCTTCCACTGCATATTCTGCAGAATGTGATCATAAAACTACCTTAAATTAACAATTTGTGTGCAGGTCACTTTGGACTATGCTGGTCAAAGAGCTGAAGCTATTCCCCAATCCACACCAATACCGAATTGGACTATTCATGTGTCAGACGTGAGGAAGAAATCTTTATATAGTAACATCGGTTAGCATTATGATTGTATTATGATTGTGAAATTTCCAAGTTCATTCTGTTTTGATTTCTCACAGATAAGAACAGTTAAGGTTAGCAACATATCACTGGTTACTTCCAAGGTGGAGATTCGAGAATTCTTTTCATTCTCAGGTGATATTCAGTATATTGAGATGCAGAGGTCAGAGAACTTGCAATGTTTTACTCATTTTTCATGATTGTTAATGTTGAAACTTTTACCCTCAATGCCTGTCTCCCTaatctttggtttttaattctACAGGGAAAGTGACCGCACTCAAGTTGCTTATGTTACATTTAAGGATACACAGGGAGCAGACACAGCAGTTCTCTTAACAGTATGTTTCTGTGCAAATGATTTTTACCTTTTGTAAATGTCACATTAGATTTCCTACTAATGAGATGGATTGCACCAATGCACGTCATTAACCCTTTCATTCAATCCCTGAAACTGATAGAAATTGCATAAAATCAGATACTTtagttgattttgtttttaaatcatGTGCTTAatcttcattttattaaataggGTTCAAAGATAGGTGATCTATATGTCACAATCGCACCTGTGGAGAAGTATCAGCTTCCCCCTGATGCTCTTCCAGTAAGTCCGGTAAGTATTAACTTTTCCAAGAGATTATgagcaaattttaatttatagagaacttgttttattttctctttatatttgtttctcGTACAAGTTCTTATAAAGAAGTTAATCTAAATAGGTtgttaatttaaatgttgtGTAGTTTATTTTGCATGCAATTGTATGTGGTAAAATGTGCGAGATACATGAAGTTTTGCTGAACTAGTAGTACGTTTTATTTATCTCTCTCATTTTGTTATTACTCTTGATAGAATCCTCCTGGTTTTGGGCTTTGAAATTTATATGGTGCCTAAGATCTTTGTCTAGATATGATAGCTAAAGATTTTTAGATTTATTATCTTCTGCTGATGATATCTGCAACTTATCTGGCACAATAAAAACAACGATcctgatattttaacaatatgttTTTTTACAATAGgatacgtgtcattattttatttatctgtttgaatttattttaaaaaaaatatttgaaatgaaccAATGATAAACTACCATATATGCcttgtcaaaaaaataattgttaaaggAACTTTTTCCTAAAAACAATTCTGGGCTGAATATTACGGTGCAAAATCAAATTACCAATTGATTCTTAGCATATGAAACTACGCTCTGCTGAAACATTTTCTTATGAGGTTAGATTAATAACTGAATTTAAAGGGCTATATTGTGGATGCTATTTTTGGTGCTAAAGTCACAAATATGCTGTAAAGTTATGTGCTGCACAGACGTAGAGGATAGTTTTAGCTCTTCAGTTAGATCTACATGTAAAATGTCTGCAACtgtataaaaaatttctttcacTGTCAAATTGTAAGTATCTAATATGTGTTGTACAATGGTGTTATAAGTAGAGAAACCAAAGTGCTGATGCAGTAAAGAAGGCTGAAGATGTAATGAGCACCATGCTTGCTAAGGGTTTCATTTTAGGAAAGGATGCCATCAACAAGGCAAAAGCCTTTGATGAGCGTCACCAGTTGACCTCAAATGCATCTTCCAGAGTTGCTTCCATTGATCGTAGAATGGGTTTCAGTGACAAAATAAGTATTGGAACAGCTATTGTGAATGGAAAAGTGAGAGAGATGGATGAAAAATATCAGCTTTCTGAAATGACAAAGTCTGCTCTTGCTGCTGCAGAGCAAAAGGCAAGCAGTGCTGGATCTGCTATCATGAGCAATTCTTATGTATCAACTGGAGCTTCATGGGTGTCTAGTGCCTTTAATGCTATAGCAAAAGCAGCAGGGGATGTCAGCAGCATGACAAGGGAGAAGGTTGAACAGGCAGAGGTGGAAAGGAATGAGATCATTTATAGTGAAAGGAAAGGGACTGTTGATGAATTTGGAATGAAAAACTTGCAGGATGCTTCAGACATGGGTCCTGCAATAGTTCCTGTTAATTCACATGATGACCATAAGCTAGAAATTATATAACTACTAAGAATTCTTTACATCCTCACATGCACAGTTGGATTTATTTAGTTTAGAGTAGTTATTGTCTGCGCTTTTATTTTAGAATGATAAGTTTTATTGATTGTTACAGCAATGTACAAGTTTGTCTGGCAGACGTGTGTTTCCTAAATACGGTCAACATTTATGTCATAaagttattctttatttttttagtctCTTCTTCATTCAGTTCTCCTTTTATGTCATGTTTTCGGAAATTTAAATATGCAGGAGATTGTATCAACGAGAGTATTgtaaattgtaatgttttgttgACTTTCCCTTAAAATGAGAAGAAACAATAGGTATATTTGCTTTTCACATATATTTCACTGTGTTGAATGTCTTTCTTTGGATGGTTTTCCATTTGCTAGTTCTAGAGTTAAGTTTTGGTGCTATGAAATTCTCCTTAACGAGATCCCTACTTCGTTATCTGTAGTTGGGCTAAAGTCGGTCATTTTCTGTATTGATGTGGTCGTTAGCAAACCCATTTCACCAAGAACTAATAATCTCTAGAAATTCCTTCAACAGAAAATCTAGACACTTTGTACAATGGTGCTTTAATGcatgtaattaaaattctaaaagtGACCAAACACGATAGAAGGTTGCAAGGAGGCCACAAAAGACCATGTCTGAAGAGGAAAGAAACAATCAAATATGATGTAAGATAAACCTTTGTATAAGCCTGTAATATCTTTGTAGGTCATTAACAGTTAACAGCTGAATTTCCTGTGCGTTGAAAGGTTCTCAGGGCTTCCGAAAAAATATGTGTACATTTTTTCCTTCTATACCGATATACAGAAACAATCAATATAGTTACATGTGGAAAAAATAACACTCCCTTGCTCTTAGGGAGAcgaatgaaatttattttgtattaatgaAGAATAAACCAAGAATAAGAAAGTCATTTGTCTTCTGTTGGTTAGGAACAATTGCCACCATATGAGTTGTATGGGCAATGCCTTAATGCCTCCTCTCTAACTAGTGCGTTATCCTATGTAGCGCAACAGCGTTTCCAGGCTCTGTTGAAATGAGTATAAGTTTCATGTTAAACACGTGAACAAAACCGAAGATAATAGGGAAAAGTGAATGATAAAGGAAACAATTTGTTTCATTCTAATCGTGGTATGAGGCTTTTCTCAGttcaagaaataaaaggatttgattattttcacaAATCTTCTTGTATTCTGGCACTTTTTCATCACGACATTTTAAGTTTTTccttcattcttttttcttggTTAAACCTCAAACCGAAGAGAAAGTACACTGACAAATTACAATAAATTGGACTGTCTTACCTCTATGCACTCGTACAAATTCTCATCTTTTGATCTAACGTGGATCTGCAAAATCATAAGATTAATTATATACATGAAATTCAATTATCAATCTTATAGTTTAAGGTctctaaaaaaataagaaa
Proteins encoded:
- the LOC106776422 gene encoding binding partner of ACD11 1 isoform X2, which codes for MSVTLDYAGQRAEAIPQSTPIPNWTIHVSDIRTVKVSNISLVTSKVEIREFFSFSGDIQYIEMQRESDRTQVAYVTFKDTQGADTAVLLTGSKIGDLYVTIAPVEKYQLPPDALPVSPRNQSADAVKKAEDVMSTMLAKGFILGKDAINKAKAFDERHQLTSNASSRVASIDRRMGFSDKISIGTAIVNGKVREMDEKYQLSEMTKSALAAAEQKASSAGSAIMSNSYVSTGASWVSSAFNAIAKAAGDVSSMTREKVEQAEVERNEIIYSERKGTVDEFGMKNLQDASDMGPAIVPVNSHDDHKLEII
- the LOC106776422 gene encoding binding partner of ACD11 1 isoform X1, producing MTSSVFHCLSLMQVTLDYAGQRAEAIPQSTPIPNWTIHVSDIRTVKVSNISLVTSKVEIREFFSFSGDIQYIEMQRESDRTQVAYVTFKDTQGADTAVLLTGSKIGDLYVTIAPVEKYQLPPDALPVSPRNQSADAVKKAEDVMSTMLAKGFILGKDAINKAKAFDERHQLTSNASSRVASIDRRMGFSDKISIGTAIVNGKVREMDEKYQLSEMTKSALAAAEQKASSAGSAIMSNSYVSTGASWVSSAFNAIAKAAGDVSSMTREKVEQAEVERNEIIYSERKGTVDEFGMKNLQDASDMGPAIVPVNSHDDHKLEII